GAACTGACGCAGACGCAGATAAGCACCGTGGGCATCACGCTGGGCAAAGTGGAGAAAAAGGAACTCGGCAGCGTAATTCGCGTCAACGGGGAGCTGAAGCTAAATCCGCAGGACAAGGCGGATGTCATGTCGCTCATCGGCGGCATCGTCCGCAAGATAAGTGTCATAGAGGGGCAGCAGGTAAAAGCCGGACAGACGGTGGCCTACATCGAGAACACGGAGATTGTGGAGATGCAGAAGAACTACCTTGTGGCTGCAAAAGAAAAGGAGACGGCCCAGCTGGAACAGCAGAGGCAACGAACGCTGTCCGCGCAGGGAGCCGGAGTGGAAAAGACGCTCCAGCAAGCGGAAGCGGCATACGCGACCGCACAGGCACGCCTGACGGGATTGTATCACCAGTTGGTGCAAATCGGCATCAGTCCGGAACAAGTGGCAGCGGGGAAGATAGTCTTGCAAGTCCCCGTGCGCACGACTATTCCGGGTGTGGTAGGCAAGGTAAGTGTGAACACCGGCACTTACGTGGACACCACCACTCCGCTGATGCAGATAGCCGACAATTCGGCCGTCTATGCCAGCCTCAATGTGTTCGAGCGCAACATAAGCCAGGTCGAGGTCGGGCAGGACGTGGATTTCGTCATCACGAACAGCCCGGAGGCGCGCGTCAAAGGCAAGGTGTCTTTGGTGAACCGCTCCATGAACCCGGAGACCAAGGCCATCGCCGTACATGCCCAAATTACCGGAGGCAACGCCGACAGGCTGATTGTCGGAATGTACATCACCGGACTGATACATACGGGCAAGAAGGAGGTCACGGCTCTGCCTGACGATGCCATAGTCAGCGCGGAAGGCAAGAAGTTCGTTTTCGTCCTCGATGGCAGACAGGCGGACGGAAAGGAGCAAACGCTGCATTTCAAGCGCGTGGAAGTCATAACGGGAGTCGGCGAGCTGGGATATACGCAGGTTGATTTCGTGAACCCCGTGGATGCGGACGCCACAGTAGTAACAGGCAAAGCATTTTACCTCGCTTCCATGTCCGCCGACCACGGCGAACACTGATTATAGCAACGGACATCTATGAACAGGCATAACGAACGTAGATTGGGAAGACGACGGCAACATCGCTACAAGATGTTCAACCTTTCTAAATCAGCATCATCGTAAGCCTTGCCGCAGGTCTGGTCGCCGGCTTTGCCGTCTGGCACTTCATTTACCGGTGTGAAGACCCGACATGCGTCATAACCTATGTCAATCTGGCGATTTGTCTCTTGGTGTTCCCAGCCTTTGCGTTGGTAACGAGTGAAGTGTTTTTCGCACATCCCGACCGGGGGAAACGCAAAAAGCCGAAATCGCACGATTGAATGCTATCATAGTGTAAGACAAGGAAGCCCTTGCTTGCGTATCGCGGCAGGTACGGGTCTTCCTTGTCTTGCCGGCAAACATAAGTGGATGAAATGATTTTCTCTGCGTTGGAAAATGAAGAAGCGGAAAAAGGAAGAGCAAGGAAAGGAGCATAATGAAAAGGAGACATATCGGGCACGTACCGGAAGACGGCGCAGGATTCTTATCTGCGGAAGCGGCGTATTAGGTTGCGTCATCGGCTTTTGCATTTATTCTTGGGTTATGGAATGTCCCGACCCTGATTGCCGTTTCCATTATGCACCCTTTGTCGGAATGCTGATAGACGGTGTTGCACTGGCTGTCTTGGCTACACTCGTATTAAGGAGACCATTGCACGGTATTTCAAAGGTATACAGGGTTGTGGTTGCTTTGTATATCACTGATATTTAGCATCTTCATAACCAAAACAGTCGTATAGCTATGCCTGCCAAACAACCCAAATCCGCTCCGAGCTTCCTGCAAGTTTATACGCAGGTGCGTCGCGACCGCATGAAACACTCGTTCCTTCGACAGATCAGCGCTTGCGTTGACTGGCGAGGTATTCGCACACTACTCAACGTGAGTTCGACGGAAGAATGAGGCTCCTAATCCCTGAAGAATGCCTTGGATAGAGCGCTGTAACGACCAAAGTGCTTTTAGAAATGCCCCGCGGGAGTCCCGCAAATGCCTTGGCGTTTGCGGGACTCCCGCGGGGCATTTCCAAAGGCGTTTTGGCCATCGCATGGCTTCCGTAGTGGCTCTCTAAGGGCCTTATTCTTCCGTCGAACTCACGTTACTCAACAAGAAGTATACAAAGACCCTGAACGCCACAGGCAATCCAGCCTATGATACCTTGATGATGTTCAAGATCCTACTGCTTCAGACATGGTACGGCCTGAGTGATTACGAAGTCGAAGAACGGATCAACGACTCCATCCTCTTTGAGCGAATTCCTCCTCTTGGATATGGGCCTTCCAGCTCCAGACCACAGCACCATCTGTCGCTTTCGCGATGAACTGACACGCTTGGGGATTATGGACAAGCTCCTTAAGGAGCTGAATAAGCAGTTCAAGAAGCACGGGATTAGCCGTATTGACCAAGGGGCTATCGTGGATGCGAGCATTGTGGATAGCCCGAACGCTCCCGATGGAAGTATCCTCATCGAAGTGGCAGGCGACCGAGAGGACTTGCGCACCGAAGAAGAGCAAGCCCAAGAGCAGGCTTATCAGTATGAGTTGAAAAGTCGCAAACCAGGGGTCGATATGGAAGCTCGTTGGGTACGCAAAGGCAGGCAATATCGCTACGGGTACAAAAAGCACGTGCTGACTGATGGGCAAGGGTTGGTGGAGAGCATAATTACCACGCCAGCCAATTGTGTCGATACGGTGGTATTGCCCGAGCTGATAGAGAAGGCTGAGCTTACGCAGGGCGTTAGTGTCCTTGCCGATAAAGGTTATTGTAGCCGAGAAGAACTCAGCTTGTCTCCTTGAGCGCGGCTTGATTGATGGAATTATGCTCAAGGCACAGAAGGGGATGAAGCTCACAGAGCGACAATGTGAACTGAATAACGCCATCAGCAAAATGCGCTGTTTGATAGAGCGTACCTTCGGGAGTATTCGAAGGTGGTTTTCAGGAGGGCGATGTCGCTACCGAGGGCTTGAGCGAACGCATACACAGAATATCTTGGAAGCTATGGCATACAATCTCAAGCGTATGCCTGGGCTTCTTGTGCTCCAGAGTATCAAATAGCCCCGAAAAGCCCCCTCTCGGAAGGATGATCCTCCCGAAAGGGGGCAAGGGGGAGAGACAGGCATCTCGCTTCTCAGCCTAAAGACTCCGGAGTTCGGTGGAGAAAAGTGCAAGCTATGAAGAGATGGGCTTGCGCAATGGTCTCTATACTTCGCCCGAAAGAGGACACACATAAGTTTGTTGTTCTCCTCTTAAGATGGATCGT
The sequence above is drawn from the Tannerella serpentiformis genome and encodes:
- a CDS encoding efflux RND transporter periplasmic adaptor subunit, whose protein sequence is MKTIYMTIMAGALVILASCSGNKNVENQTKETEEQHTEEVELTQTQISTVGITLGKVEKKELGSVIRVNGELKLNPQDKADVMSLIGGIVRKISVIEGQQVKAGQTVAYIENTEIVEMQKNYLVAAKEKETAQLEQQRQRTLSAQGAGVEKTLQQAEAAYATAQARLTGLYHQLVQIGISPEQVAAGKIVLQVPVRTTIPGVVGKVSVNTGTYVDTTTPLMQIADNSAVYASLNVFERNISQVEVGQDVDFVITNSPEARVKGKVSLVNRSMNPETKAIAVHAQITGGNADRLIVGMYITGLIHTGKKEVTALPDDAIVSAEGKKFVFVLDGRQADGKEQTLHFKRVEVITGVGELGYTQVDFVNPVDADATVVTGKAFYLASMSADHGEH